DNA sequence from the Nitrospinota bacterium genome:
CCGAACCTATTCAGATGAAAAACCATGCCCCTATCTGGTTTGGCCTGCTCTTCCCTACTCCAGACAGGACAGAACCTTTGGAAAATAAAAAACATGAAACAAGCCTTCAATTCGAATATTCAAGCATATTTTTTTTAAAAAACCGGGCAGAGTGGTATCTCCTTTTCGACATGGAATTAACACAGCTTACGATCTCTCATAGAATAGGTTTGCCAAACCAGTTGGAAACTGGCATCGAAGCTTCCGCGATACATATGGGGGGGGGATTTCTGGATAATACCATTATTAATTTCCATAATACTACCGGTTTCCCGAATTATATCGGTCAGGAAGAGTCCCCCAGAGACAGGTTCCTCTATGGAATATGGCACTACGACGAGGAGTGGAATCACGCAGTACCGTATACTTTCACTCTTGGCGAGACAAATATCTGGCTGAAAAAGGGGATTTGGCAATCCGATGACAAAACAGTGTCCGCAAAACTTGTCGTTCAGGCGCCGACCGCCCCTGCGGATATCGGTATTGGCAATGGCTCATGGGAGTGGTCGGCACTGCTTTTATACAAATTGACCCTTTACTCCTGCGAGACGGATATAAGTGGAGGATATGTAGATACGGGGTATTACACGCGTGGAGAGATATTCCACCCGCATGATTACCTTTTCCTTAGGGGGAGCATGGAAAAGCCTGTTAACGGCAGATACAGCCTTATACTTCAGGGGACCGTTTCCAGTACGCCGTTTTATGTGCCTGTATGGGGTGAAGTTACATTTGGGGGGCGTTACAGGGTCCCGGATGGCTCTGCAGTTACTGTCGGCCTCCTGGAAGATTTAAGCAAAACAGCGCCGGACTTCACCTTTCACCTCTCATACACATTCTGATACCCCCGCCATTTCCAGCATTAAACAGCCTAAAACCGGTGCGTAAGGGGGCTGCAACAGCTCTTCTCATTTTATGGTAAAATCCAAGCTAAATCTGTTTGACACTGAACATTTATACTGTTAGCATTCCTCTTTAATTTTGGGAAGCAACCTGTTCCCGTATCGAGGTAAGGATGGGTAAACGAAGCGGACAATACGTAGAGTTTACGCTCTTGGCAATGGTCGGAACACAACTTGTTGTTTCCATATTTATCGGGTTTGGTATTGGTTATTGGCTTGATACAAAGCTTGGGACAAAGCCGTTGCTCATGCTTTTGTTCGGGATACTTGGGGTAGCGGCAGGGTTTTTAAACATCTATAGAACTGTTAAAAAAAGTGTTGATGATGAATGAAATGGATTTTGCAGGACGCATAGGGCTTAGGAGCATTATTTTTGCCCTTTCGCTCGCCGCTGTAGCGTACGCCGTTCACTCGGTTAACGCCTCTATTGCGGTTGTCACCGGAGGTCTTGTCGCTTTTGTAAACTTCCGTCTCTCTTCAAAGACCTTGAAAAAGATACTGGATCCGGAAATGAATCCAGCTATCGTCAAGGGTATCTCGCTTGTTACTTTTCTGGTTCGCTATTTAATGCTTTCAATCGTCCTCTACTTCGCGATAATATCCGGCATCAATCCTCTCTTCTTTCTTGTCGGGCTTTCTTCGATCGTAGGCGGCGCGTTTCTTTCATACAGCGATTTAAAGAGGGAGACCGTATGAGCGAACCTTTTATGTTTTTGAGAATCCCGGGTCTGGAAAACTACCCGCATGTTACCTATACATGGGTTGTGATGGCATTGCTTCTCGTCGGTACCTTTTTTGCCAGGCAGAGCATAGGCCTTATTCCCACAGGTATTCAAAACCTTTTTGAGACCGCTCTTGTAACTCTTGCGGAGTTCATGGATCAGACTATCGGTCATGGCGGCAGGAAATTCATGCCCCTTATCGGGACCCTGGCCTTCTTTATCATCTGCGGAAACCTGATGGGATTAATACCCGGTTTCAGTTCCCCGACAGCCAATGTAAATACCAACTTCGCCCTTGCGCTCACCGTTGCCATCTTCTATCACGCAGTAGGAATGCGGAAGCACGGGCTAGCCTACTTCAAGCAATTCCTCGGGCCGGTTTGGTGGCTTATCCCGCTAATGCTTCCGATCGAGATAATCAGCCACCTTGCAAGACCGATCACTTTAGGGGTCAGGCTTTTCGGAAACGTAAGGGGCGAGGACCTCGTTATACTTGTTCTCCTTTTCCTTGTTCCCCTGTTCCTTCCGATCCCAATGATGGCTTTTGCCGTTTTTACAAGCGTATTGCAGACTCTGGTTTTCATTCTGCTCAGCATGGTCTACCTGCAGGGCGCTCTTAGCGACGAACATTAATTAATAACAGCTAAACTAATTTAGTATTTTGTATTTGGAGGGATATCTTGGAAATGAACATAAGTAGATTTTTAACATTGATTGCTGTTGCAGTTGTAGCCGTTGCTCCAGCCTCTTTCGCTTCCGAAGGCGGCGCCGCAAGCGGTTCGATGAGCTATATGGCTCTTGGCTGTGTTGTCGGTCTCGGTCTCGCCGCTCTTGGCGGTGGTATCGGCATGGGTCAGGCCATTTCCGGAACTCTTGGCGCTATGGCAAGAAACCCCGGATTTTATTCAAAGCTTTTCCCGAACTTCCTTATCGGTATGGCTCTTATCGAGTCGCTCGTTATCTACACGCTCGTAGTTGTACTCATTCTCCTTTACGCAAATCCTTTATAGAATCGATGTTTGCAGTGGATAGGGCAATGCCCTGTCCACTGCACTATACTGGCACCGGAGGTTCAAACTGATAAAGGTAATTGTTTTTATAAAACAGGTACCAGACACCAGTTCAAAAGCTGGTGTAAATCCCGACGGCACTATCGACAGGGCCAGGGCAAAAAGGATGCTTAATCCATTCGACCGATACGCCCTTCAAAAAGCGCTGGAACTTAAAGAGCGCAACGGCGCTGAAATTACAGCCGTCACAATGGGCCCTCCCCCCGCTATTGAAGTCCTCGTTGACGCGTTTGAATACGGCGCGGATTACGGAATCCTTCTTACAGACAAACGTCTTGCCGCGAGCGATACTCTTGCCACCGCGTTCGCTCTGCACAAGGTGGTTCACTATATCGAAAAATACGATATCCTCTTTACCGGTCTTCAGACCACCGATGGCGATACCGCCCAGGTCGGTCCCCAGATAGCCGAAAGGATGGATATTCCCCAGATTACATACTGCGAAGAGCTTTCAGTTGAAAACAACACTGTTAAGGCCCGCCGTGTTATCGAAGGGGGACATCAGGATATTGAATCAAGTTTTCCAATACTAATAACGGTTGCCAACAGCGCAACCCCGCTTGGACAGAAAAAATTCAGCGACGTCGCCAGGGTAAAGGAGATGCTCCGCCACCCTGACGAGAGAAACAGAAGAATTAAATCTGTAAACCTCGACGACATCAAGGCCGACCCTACCCGTATTGGCCTGGTCGGAAGTCCGACCGTTGTCGGAAAAACATGGAAACTGGGTGACATCGGGGGGAGTTGTACCATGTTCCAAGGGGAATCGGTGGAACGTGAAGTAACGGAACTTATGGAACATCTGATTAACGACAATCGCGGCATTGAGGAGCTTATCTAATGGCCGGTACAAAGAACGTCGTTGTCATAGCCGAACAGCTGCAAGGCTCCATGCAGAGGGTCACCTTTGAGCTCCTTGGAGCGGCGAGGAGCCTAGCAAACAAGCTGAATACCGGCGTTACGGCCTACCTTATCGGCAACAAAATATCAGGTCAGGCTGAAACGCTGATACATGGCGGAGCGGATGAAGTTTTTGTTGCCGACGACCCGCAGTTGGAAGAGTATGCCAACCTCCCGTATCGGCGCGCCGTTATTGCCATATTGGAGCATGTTTCCGAGGCACCCCCTATCGTCCTTATGGGGGCAACCACTATCGGACGCGACCTCGCCCCCAGGATTGCCGCCTACCTCGAAACTGGACTGACTGCCGATACGACCGAACTGGATATAGGCGACTATGTGCATAAGGGGAAAGCCGACCCTACCAAAACAGGGGAATACAAAAATATTCTTTACGCTATACGCCCCAGTTTCGGCGAATCGTTGAAAGCAAGGATCCTCGGCCCATGGAAAAACCCGCAGATGGCTACCGCGCGCATCGGGGTTATGGAGAGATTGCCGATGGACAAATCGAGAAGAGGCTCCGTCACGAAGGTGCCTGTGACCTTTCAACCCTCCGATTTCAGGGTAAAGGTGATAGAGACTGTCCGGGATGTATCAGCAACCGTTAATATTACGGAGGCCGATGTGATAGTTTCAGGCGGTTTCGGCCTCGGCGGACCCGAAGGTTTCGAGGTAGTAAAGGATCTCGCCTCCGTTTTCAAGAATTCCGTAGTAGGAGCGAGCAGGAGGGCGGTAGATTCCGGCTGGATCCCGTATGCCCATCAGGTGGGACAAACAGGCAAGACAGTAAGACCTTCACTGTATATTGCGCTCGGTATTTCGGGAGCGATACAGCACAGGGTCGGAATGGTGAACTCCAAGACTATAATCGCTGTAAACAAGGATCCTGACGCTCCGATCTTCAAATTCGCCCATTACGGCATCGTTGGCAACCTGTACGATGTTGTGCCTGTTCTTAAAAAGGCGTTCCAGGAGACATTAACAAAATCGAAAGTTGCATCGGGAAAATAGGATGAGCAGAATCGAATATGATGTTTTATTTGTAGGCGGCGGTCCCGCGTCCCTCTCCGCCGCGCACAGGCTAGTGGACCTCTCCCTGAAAAATGGCGGAAAGATAAAAATCGCGATACTGGAAAAGGGGAAAGACTTCGGCAACCACTCCCTCAGCGGAGCGGTAAGCAATCCACGCTCGATAAAAAAACTCTTCCCCGATTACAAGGAACAGGGATTCCCGGTTGAAGGTGTATGCTCATCCAGTTACCTGACCCTCCTCGGACTGAAGAGATCGTGGAACATCCCATCCCCCTTCTCTCCTCCTGAGATGAACAAAAAGGGTTACCTTATCCTCTCCCTCAGCAATGTAACATCCTGGATGGCCTTAAAACTTGAGGAGAAGGTGAAGGACAATACGGATGTCATTGTGGACCTCTATCGCGGGTTTCCTGCCACAGAGGTTGTATATGAAGGGGAGAAAATCGTAGGCGTACAGGTCGACAACACCGGTAATCCCGAAAAGGACAACTGCTATGCGGGCGTTACCGTGTTCGGGGATAGAGGTTTCCTCTCGAAGGATATCATCAAGAAATTCAATCTTGCCAACTCCAGCCAGACCTGGGCCGTTGGTGTGAAGGAGGTTTGGGACGTCGCGAACGACTATTCAGGCAAGGTGTGGCACACCCTCGGATACCCTCTGCTGGATGGAACGTTTGGAGGGGGCTTTATATATGGTCTTTCTGACAAAAAACTGGCCATAGGATTGGTCGCCGGGCTTGATTCGGAAAATCCCTCCCTACGGCCTCCACAACTGCTTCAGAACCTAAAAAAACACCCTATGATTCAGAAGATGCTAAAAGGTGGGAAAATATCCAGATACGGAGCTTCCGTCATCCCTGAGGCCGGTTACTACGCCCTCCCCTCCAAGTTCGCTCTGGATGGCGCGATGATAATCGGCGATGCGCTTGGGGTGATGGATATAAAAGGCTTCTCTGGCGTCGATAAGGCGATGGAGAGCGGAATGACAGCCGCTGAGGTCTTATATGATGCTGTACAAAAACGTGATTATTCCGGGGCCACACTCGGCAATTTTAAGATAAAATTGATGTCCGAAAGCTGGGTTGGGCCTGAGCTTAACAGATCCCGTTATTACAGATGGACCTTCCATGAGATGAAAGAACTTCTTTCTGACATCCTCCCCTCATTCCTGAAAAGGATGGATTCCGTAGGCCCATACCTGGGAGGGATCCTTACGCTTCTTGGCGACCCGGGAATAGCTGGAAAGGGATTATCCGCGCTTCGTTTAATGAACGGTATGGCCGATAAGGGGGAGATTAAATACGCTGAAGACCATATACAGAATAGAGCCGATTACAAGGCCAAAGGCGAAGTAGAGCCTGGCGGATACAACAAATCCACCGTTTACTCGACCGCAGATATCGTCTTTTACGCGCATACTCATTACCATGAGGGGAACAGGCATATAGATGAATTCAGCGTCGAGGTATGCAGAAAATGTATCGGCAAATTCAGTGCCAGCGGAAATAGCGTACCGTGCGTTGGCGATTGTACCGCAGAAGTGCACGAGATTCTCGATAGCGGTGGCGAAAAATCGCACCATATGAATTTGGAAAACTGTGTCCAATGCCGGACTTGCGAAATCGTCTGCCCTGAACAGAACCTTCGGGTCAACCCTGCCCTGCATGGTAGCGGTCCTGATTTTAATGGATTATAAAATCAGCATTCAAACTATTAATTTCTTTACAAATGTCATTCGAATGTGTTAAAAATTAGCACTTAAATTTTACGGAGAAAAAAAGAAGAGATTATGGCACTAGCAAAAGAAGATAAAACAGCTTTAATAGACAAATTTAAAACGGGTGAAAAAGATACCGGTTCACCGGAAGTACAGGTTGCGATTCTTAGCAATCGTATAAGCTATCTCACCGAGCATTTTAAAACCCATAAAAAGGATCATCACTCCAGGAGAAGGCTATTAGCTCTGGTAAATAATCGAAAAAAGCTTCTTAACTACTTGAAAAAGAAAGAAGAAGGTCGATACCTTAAGCTTATAGAAGAACTTGGAATCAGAAAATAGATTTGCTTTTCACTCCGCCATTCGGCGGATGTTTTTCCCTCTGGTTTTCCAGCGGGAACAATATAAAGTATCAATATTTGCGGAAAACTAGAGGAGAAATTATCACATGAAATCCCGAGTGGAAACCAATATCGGACACTCTGTCTATTCGATAGAGACCGGTGAAATGGCCAGACAGGCCGGCGGAGCAGTACTGGTCCAATTTGGAGAATCAATCGTTTTTGCTTCTGCCACGGCTGAAGAGGCGCCAAAGGAAGGTTTTGACTTCTTCCCTTTAACAGTAGATTACCGGGAGAAATTTTACGCCGCCGGCAGGATTCCTGGCGGTTTTTTCAAGCGTGAAGCGAGGCCGACGGAAAAAGAAACGCTTGTCTGTAGACTTACCGACAGGCCGCTTCGTCCCCTCTTCCCGAAGGGATTCCAGAACGAAACGCAGATCCTTCTTTACGCGCTTTCACATGACGGTGAAAACGATACCGACGTTTTGGCCGTAACTGCGGCCTCCGCGGCGCTATGCATATCAAATATCCCTTTTATCGAGCCTGTAAGCGCTATCAGAGTCGGTTATCTGGACGGGAAATTCATCGTGAACCCAACCCTGAAACAGCGGGATGAATCCAAGCTCGACATGATAGTCGGCGGAACA
Encoded proteins:
- a CDS encoding DUF3187 family protein — its product is MLKKFNVVYHTILLCLLLLFYPFSAKAEAEPIQMKNHAPIWFGLLFPTPDRTEPLENKKHETSLQFEYSSIFFLKNRAEWYLLFDMELTQLTISHRIGLPNQLETGIEASAIHMGGGFLDNTIINFHNTTGFPNYIGQEESPRDRFLYGIWHYDEEWNHAVPYTFTLGETNIWLKKGIWQSDDKTVSAKLVVQAPTAPADIGIGNGSWEWSALLLYKLTLYSCETDISGGYVDTGYYTRGEIFHPHDYLFLRGSMEKPVNGRYSLILQGTVSSTPFYVPVWGEVTFGGRYRVPDGSAVTVGLLEDLSKTAPDFTFHLSYTF
- a CDS encoding AtpZ/AtpI family protein; protein product: MGKRSGQYVEFTLLAMVGTQLVVSIFIGFGIGYWLDTKLGTKPLLMLLFGILGVAAGFLNIYRTVKKSVDDE
- a CDS encoding ATP synthase subunit I; this translates as MDFAGRIGLRSIIFALSLAAVAYAVHSVNASIAVVTGGLVAFVNFRLSSKTLKKILDPEMNPAIVKGISLVTFLVRYLMLSIVLYFAIISGINPLFFLVGLSSIVGGAFLSYSDLKRETV
- the atpB gene encoding F0F1 ATP synthase subunit A, whose protein sequence is MSEPFMFLRIPGLENYPHVTYTWVVMALLLVGTFFARQSIGLIPTGIQNLFETALVTLAEFMDQTIGHGGRKFMPLIGTLAFFIICGNLMGLIPGFSSPTANVNTNFALALTVAIFYHAVGMRKHGLAYFKQFLGPVWWLIPLMLPIEIISHLARPITLGVRLFGNVRGEDLVILVLLFLVPLFLPIPMMAFAVFTSVLQTLVFILLSMVYLQGALSDEH
- the atpE gene encoding ATP synthase F0 subunit C; the encoded protein is MNISRFLTLIAVAVVAVAPASFASEGGAASGSMSYMALGCVVGLGLAALGGGIGMGQAISGTLGAMARNPGFYSKLFPNFLIGMALIESLVIYTLVVVLILLYANPL
- a CDS encoding electron transfer flavoprotein subunit beta/FixA family protein: MKQVPDTSSKAGVNPDGTIDRARAKRMLNPFDRYALQKALELKERNGAEITAVTMGPPPAIEVLVDAFEYGADYGILLTDKRLAASDTLATAFALHKVVHYIEKYDILFTGLQTTDGDTAQVGPQIAERMDIPQITYCEELSVENNTVKARRVIEGGHQDIESSFPILITVANSATPLGQKKFSDVARVKEMLRHPDERNRRIKSVNLDDIKADPTRIGLVGSPTVVGKTWKLGDIGGSCTMFQGESVEREVTELMEHLINDNRGIEELI
- a CDS encoding electron transfer flavoprotein subunit alpha/FixB family protein — translated: MAGTKNVVVIAEQLQGSMQRVTFELLGAARSLANKLNTGVTAYLIGNKISGQAETLIHGGADEVFVADDPQLEEYANLPYRRAVIAILEHVSEAPPIVLMGATTIGRDLAPRIAAYLETGLTADTTELDIGDYVHKGKADPTKTGEYKNILYAIRPSFGESLKARILGPWKNPQMATARIGVMERLPMDKSRRGSVTKVPVTFQPSDFRVKVIETVRDVSATVNITEADVIVSGGFGLGGPEGFEVVKDLASVFKNSVVGASRRAVDSGWIPYAHQVGQTGKTVRPSLYIALGISGAIQHRVGMVNSKTIIAVNKDPDAPIFKFAHYGIVGNLYDVVPVLKKAFQETLTKSKVASGK
- a CDS encoding 4Fe-4S dicluster domain-containing protein, whose amino-acid sequence is MSRIEYDVLFVGGGPASLSAAHRLVDLSLKNGGKIKIAILEKGKDFGNHSLSGAVSNPRSIKKLFPDYKEQGFPVEGVCSSSYLTLLGLKRSWNIPSPFSPPEMNKKGYLILSLSNVTSWMALKLEEKVKDNTDVIVDLYRGFPATEVVYEGEKIVGVQVDNTGNPEKDNCYAGVTVFGDRGFLSKDIIKKFNLANSSQTWAVGVKEVWDVANDYSGKVWHTLGYPLLDGTFGGGFIYGLSDKKLAIGLVAGLDSENPSLRPPQLLQNLKKHPMIQKMLKGGKISRYGASVIPEAGYYALPSKFALDGAMIIGDALGVMDIKGFSGVDKAMESGMTAAEVLYDAVQKRDYSGATLGNFKIKLMSESWVGPELNRSRYYRWTFHEMKELLSDILPSFLKRMDSVGPYLGGILTLLGDPGIAGKGLSALRLMNGMADKGEIKYAEDHIQNRADYKAKGEVEPGGYNKSTVYSTADIVFYAHTHYHEGNRHIDEFSVEVCRKCIGKFSASGNSVPCVGDCTAEVHEILDSGGEKSHHMNLENCVQCRTCEIVCPEQNLRVNPALHGSGPDFNGL
- the rpsO gene encoding 30S ribosomal protein S15 — its product is MALAKEDKTALIDKFKTGEKDTGSPEVQVAILSNRISYLTEHFKTHKKDHHSRRRLLALVNNRKKLLNYLKKKEEGRYLKLIEELGIRK